One Vibrio rumoiensis genomic window, GTACACAACGTCTTAAACTTTGTGCCACCGACTTCAATAATTCATCGCCGGCATTATGACCAAAGGAATCATTCACCGCTTTAAAACCATCAAGATCGAGAAATAACACCGCCACTTTACGATTATGTGCTTTTGCTGAAGCAATGGAATCGGTTAAACGCTGCATAAACAAGGTTCGTGTAGGTAACCCCGTTAATATGTCATGGTATGCCATATGATGAATTTTCTGCTTCGCCGCTTTTAAATCGGTAATATCTTCCTTTATCTTTACATAGTGTGTAATTTTCCCATTGGCTTGAACCATTGGTGCTATTGAAGCTAACTCCCAAAACAGTTCGCCATTTTTCTTTAAGCTCTTCAATTCGCCACGCCACACGTACCCATCTTCTAAACGTTGCAATATAACGGGCATCTCTTCTGCCATGACTTCTTTAGGATGAAGAATATCGATATTGGCACCAAACAACTCTTCCTTTGAATAACCCGTTTTCTTAATCAACTCTGGATTCGCATATTCAATCGTCCAATCACGATTCACGATCATAATAGAAGAGGCTGAATGTTCCATTGCCAATAAGTAAGAACGAAATTTCGATTCAAGAATTGAGTATGTTTGTAGAACCAAAGTGATCGCAAGGCCACTAATGATAAAAATGCTGCTTAAATACAAAATAGTTTCAGCTACACCACCATCCAGTGGTGCTTTTCCATTTGGATATAGTATCTCCATAATTCCACGCATCACATGAAAAAAGGCAAATAAACCAAAAATGATGGCAACAGGGTGACTGGATTTTTTACGTACTCGATTATTATCAGTGACCAGCGTAAAAACAATTGCAATACACACAGTGGCGACAAGGAAAGAGTACAGCACCGTTCTAATCGTTAAGCTTGGGTAGATGTAATAAAAATAATAAAATAAAAATGCCGTTAAAAACGTAATAACAAAATCATAAAAAATAAAAGGCTTTCGCTCCGTAAAAATACGAAGCCCATGGAAAATAAGCTGCATCCCTAACACAATGGCGGTGTTCACAACGACGATCGAAATGAACATTGGAATGTAACCTCGGGCAACGGTAAACACACTGCCTGCCCCAATCAGCGTGATCCCTAACGCCCAGTGGCCCACTCCTGTAGACTTTGGTCTGATTCTCCATAAAAAAGCTAAAACAATAGAAGCACCTATCGTGATAAGGCTGACAGCAACCAACAGTGTTCTATTATCCAATACGATCATAATAACCCATTATAAAAAATGAAGACGCGACAAATATTTGCCGCGCATTCTACTTGCTTTTAACCATTTCAAAAACAGATTAATTATTTACATTCCCTTTACAAAGGAGCTGGTTATAAAAATGTACAGATAAATATATTAATTATTAATAACTTACCTTATTTAACTCATTCAAATGTATATTTGTCTATACATAAATCATTCAATTAAATGACAAAATCAATAATATCCCAGTGAATTCATGCAGTAATTATTGATAATAGAAGGACAAGCGCGATCTAAATAAGAAAATAGTACCCACTGCTGATAAATGTGTTAGAGAAAGGCATTCATGCTGAAATAAAAATCAATATAAGAATGACTTTTTAATATAATGAGCTTTTGCAGAAGATTAAAGAGCTAACATATTTACCTTTTAGACACAAACCACCTCAAACTTGTGATCTTTATCACGCAAAGAGATCATTTTTTGTAACAAATGAAACGAGTTCTTAGTGAACTCTGCTAATCTCCGCTTCACTTTGAAATGTTGTACAAAGTATTCATATGGAGATCAGTTCATGACGAACGACAACAAAAACAAACGCTCACTTACGAGCAAAATTTTATTCGGCATGTTTGCCGGTATTCTATGTGGATTTTTAATTCGCAATTTCTTCTCTGGTAATGAATTCATCGACGGTTATATCGTTAATGGTTTATTCGATGTTGGTGGCAAAATTTTCATTGCTAGCTTAAAAATGCTAGTTATCCCTCTTGTCTTTGTTTCGCTAGTTTGCGGAACAAGTTCATTAAAAGACATTACAACGTTAGGACGCTTGGGTGGTAAAACACTTGCTTTCTACATCACAACAACCGCAGTTGCGATTACTCTAGCATTAGTGATGGGGATTTTCTTCCAACCAGGTGCCGGTGCCGATTTAACATCAGCGACCTCATTTAGTACAGCTGAAGCCCCGTCACTAGGTCAAGTTATCGTTGGCATGTTCCCAAGTAACCCAATGGCAGCAATGTCACAAGGTAATACCTTACAAGTTATCGTATTTGCCGTGTTATTTGGTATTGCGATTAGCCTTGCGGGTGAAGCTGGACAACGTGTTGCAAACTTCTTCAATGATGTGAATGAAGTGATCATGAAGCTTGTCACCATTTTAATGGAAGTGGCGCCTTACGGTATTTTCTTCTTAATGGCAAAACTATTTACTGGTCTCGGCTTAGATGCTATCGGTAACTTAGCAGCATATTTCCTTGTTTTGGTTTCCGCCCTGCTCATCCACGCATTTATCACTTACAGTGTTCTACTAAAAGTACTTTCGGGCTTAAACCCAATTGCTTTTTGGAAGAAGATGAAAGATGCAATTATGTTTGCATTTTCGACAGCATCTTCGAATGCAACCATTCCTGTTACGATGGAAACCGCGACTCATCGTTTAGGTGTGAGCAATAAGATCGCTTCTTTTACTGTTCCACTTGGTGCAACCATCAACATGGACGGTACCGCGATCATGCAAGGTGTTGCGACGGCATTTATTGCTCAAGCTTTCAATGTTGATTTGAGCCTTGGTGATTATGCGACAGTCATTCTTACAGCAACACTTGCTTCAGTAGGTACAGCTGGCGTTCCTGGTGTAGGCCTTATCATGCTGGCAATGGTACTTAACCAAGTTGGTCTACCCCTAGAAGGTATTGCACTGATAATGGGTGTTGACCGCTTACTGGATATGATCCGTACTGCGGTGAACATCACTGGTGATAGCGTTGTAACTTGTATTGTTGCTAAATCTGAAAATGAATTAAACATTGATACCTTTAATGACCCTAAAGCTGGTGAAATTGAGCTAGGTTTACGTTCTAAATCTTAACGCTTTCACTTAAGTCCAAAAGCCCTTAACTAGAGTTCATCGTTTGATACTGGTTAAGGGCTTTTTTACTAGGAATATTAAACAGTGAGCAGTACCTAAATTTTATTATTATTCTCGTGTTAACCTCATCTTTCTCTTCTTTTTTGTGACGCCAATCTATGAATCAAGAAACCAAAGCGACCCTTATTCTGATCTGTACCACTATCTTTGCAGGTCTCGGTTGGATATTTTCTAAGCAAGCGATTATGGGTCTCCCTCCTTTTGCTTTCATCGGAACTCGCTTTATTGCGGCCTCAATACTGTTATTCCCCTTTTGCTATAAACAACTCTTTAAATTAACGCGCACTCAAATAATAAATTCAGCCAGTGTTGGCATATTAATGTCATGCGCATTATTAACGTGGGTAACGGCAATCTCGGTAACCGATACGCTCGCCGAAGGGGCTTTTATTTCAAGTCTCGCCATGCTGTTTGCACCACTTGTGGGATGGGCTTTATTCAAACAAAAACCAATCCGTATGTTTTGGATTTCATTACCTTTTGCGATTCTGGGACTTGGTTTTTTGTCACTTTCTAATGGATATCATCATTCCCCAAGCCAGATTTGGTTTCTTATATCTGCATTTATGCTCGCTTTTCATTTTAACTTTAATGCGAAATATGCTCAGAGCGTTCCCAGCTTAGTACTGGCCTGTATCCAGCTCTTTGTGGTCGGTGTTATTGGAACGATAGCTTCACTGATATTGGAAGAGTGGCCAGAGCATGTTTCAGAAACCACCTGGATGTGGCTCGCCCTCAGTACCATTGTCGCCACTAGCTTACGTTATGTGATGCAAACCATGGGGCAAAAACTTACCACCTCAGGCAATGCAGCCATTATTATGATTTTGGAGCCCGTATGGGCGAGTTCATTAAGTGTGGTGTTTTATGGCGATGATATGCCAGCAGGAAAAGTAATTGGTTGTACTCTAATCCTATGGTCGCTCTTTGTTTACAGAGGTGGTGCTAAATTATTAGAAAGACGGCAACAGACGCTACCGCCTAAATCGAGTAAATAACTGCGACTGGTATATACCCAATTATTTTGGTTTGGTGGATGTAAGCAACAACGCTGCAGCATCAAGTGCGAAGAGTATAAAAATGATGAACGGGACCCGCGCCCTTACCTACATTAAGCTCATCGGCATGAGTTAGTGCTCTTGATAAATACTGCTTAGCATGTCCAACAGCTTCAGTGAGCTCAAAACCCTGCGCTAAATAAGACGCGATAGCAGAAGAAAGTGTGCACCCTGTTCCGTGAGTATTTTTGGTGACAATACGTTGGTGTGTATAGACCGCAGTTTGGTTTCTTTGAATAAGCCAATCTCGGCTTTCCTCACCTTTAAAGTGCCCACCTTTTAATAAAATATCTACGTTATGTAATTCTGAATGGGCTTTTAGCTTTTCAATAAACCCCTCAATTTCACGTTCTGACTTTGGTTCCGGCTCGCCAATTAATAAGCCCGCTTCGGGTAAATTTGGCGTTATGAGCCTTACTAATGGAATAAGCTTTTCTTTCAGCGTGTTAATGGCGGATAGTTGAATTAATGGGTCACCACTGGTGGCAACCATAACTGGATCTAACACCACATTCATTAAGTTATAGTGCGCTAACTTTTGGGCAATCACTTCAATCACACTACTATCATTAAGCATCCCTATTTTCACAGCTGCAATATTTATGTCTGAAAAGATGGCATCTAATTGCTGGCCAACAAATTCAGCAGAAACAGGGAAAATAGCATCGACACCTTGGGTATTTTGCGCAGTAAGAGCCGTAATCGCAGAACAAGCAAAACCACCAGTAGCAGAAATCGCTTTAATGTCGGCTTGAATGCCTGCGCCACCGCCAGAATCGGAGCCGGCAATGGTTAAAACATTAGGAATTTGAGGGGGAGATGTGTGGTATTGTTGGGACATAACATACTTCCTTATACGTGTGGAAGTAATATACATGCAGAGATAGAAGAGCGACCTACCACACGTTAATATTAGTTCCCTACGCCAGTGTTAATTGGATCAGGTTCAACGGGTCTCACAATTGTGATCTCAGCCTAATGGCTCCCCGACTAATGAAGCCTAATCTAAAGATTTGCCTCCATAATGTAAAGGCTAAATTAATTCACTTGTATTAAGCAATCATTAAGTTTCATTCGTTATTCTAGTGACTTCTATTTATTTGCCACTGTTAAGGAAACGCTATGGACATCACCTCTCCTTTTTTTCATTACTTAAAACAGCATCAATCAACTGCCATTCGCCACCTACATCTAACCGTGATGATGCTAGTACTCCTGGAAGTGTTACTCAGCAATATTATGCACGTGAATAAACAAGGAGAAATCGGTCAAAGCACGTTAGAGTATTTGGGAACATGGGCACATATCGTAGTCGGTATCAGTCTCGTGTTCTTTGGAAGCCTTTTTATTGTCGTCGCCTTTAAACAACGTGGATTTAAATATTACTTTCCATATCTTTGTAACCAGTGGCAACCGTTAAAATCTGACATTAAATTGCTCACTCAATTGACCTTGCCAGAATCAAAACCCTACGGTATTTCTTCTTGTATTCAAGGGTTGGGACTCGGTGCTTTATGTCTTGTTTATATAACCGGTATCAGTTGGTTTATCAGTTGGAACTTAAACCTCACTCTTGCGCCTAACCTATTACACTGGCATAAAACCTTAACAGGATTGGTTGAGGCTTACTTAGTTGGCCATGGTGTGATGGCAATCGTTCATATTTACAACCCGCTCAAACTAAAACGAGAAGTAATCAACTAACCCATTAACCAGAATAGGACGCATTGAATGGACACATGGCTGCTAGAACATCAAACCCTACTTCGAGCCAGTGTCTTTTTCATGGTCTTTGTTGTCATGGCCGGTTGGGAGCAGTTGGCCCCGAAAAAGCATCTCAGCCAGCCTAAATGGTATCGCTGGATAAACAATTTAAGTTTGGTGTTTTTTAATAGCTTTCTATTACCTTTCACTTTGCCATTTCTAGCGGTGGCAATGGCTTATCTTGTCGAAAGTCAGCAGCTCGGCCTTTTCTATTGGTTGAATACACCGACATGGTTCAACCTCATCCTCAGTCTTATCTTATTGGATATGATTATTTACTGGCAGCATCGACTATTCCATCGAATTCCCCTGCTTTGGCGTTTACATCGCGTTCATCACGCCGATCAAGATATCGATGTCACCACCGGTTCTCGTTTTCATTTCATTGAGATTTGGCTTTCAATGCTGATTAAACTCGTGACGATTGCTGTATTAGGGATTTCTCCTCTAGCTGTTTTTGTATTCGAAGTCATCCTCAACGCCAGTGCAATGTTTAACCATAGCAATATTTCACTGTCTCATCGTATTGATCAGCGTTTAAGGAAATGGATCGTCACGCCAGATATGCACCGAGTGCATCATTCGATTCACCGAAATGAAACTGACAGCAATTACGGGTTCTGTTTATCCATTTGGGATCGTTGGTTTGGTAGTTATATTGACCAACCGAAAGAAGGACATCAAAAGATGGTGATTGGGATTTCTTTGTTTCGAACGCCTCAAGAGCAATCGCTATGGCGGATGTTATTGCAGCCATTTAGAAAACAATAACGCAAGCCGAAGCCTGCGTTATGAATTCTTATATATTATTTGACCATCATGAAATCGATCTATTGGTAATGTTCATACATTTTATCTAACGAAATAGATAAACCATTCTCTGTCACTACCCGAACATGCTTATGGGTAATCTCGCGGATATTAGACACTCCACAAGAATGCGCCATAATGCCTAAACTGTAGTTGATGAAATGATTGTAATTCGCCACACGTTCAGTTTTATTCGTAACATCTAAACCTTGTTGACGCTTCACATCTTGTGTTGCGATGCCGGTTGGGCAGGTATCTTTGTTACACTGTAATGATTGAATGCAACCCAGTGCAAACATATAACCACGAGCACTGGTCACAAAATCGGCCCCCAGCGCAATCGCCCATGCTACTTTGGACGGTGTGATAAGTTTACCCGATGCAATCACTTTAATTCGATCGCGCAACCCATGATGCTGAAGGCGCGAAACCACATAAGGTAAGCTTTCTTTTAAAGTTAAACCGACGTAATCCATCAAAGGTTGCGGCGCGGCTCCAGTTCCGCCATCTGCGCTATCAATGGTAATAAAATCTGGGGCGCTTTCTTCACCGCGATGCTTAATCGCTTCTAACAATTGGTCAATCCACTCATAAGCACCGATCACCGCTTTAAAACCGACAGGCTTACCCGTCGTCTTTCGAACAAACTCAACCATATCTAATAAATCAGACACATTACGAATATCAATATGGCCATTTGGGCTAATCGAATCTTGCCCTTCTGGTATACCACGAATGTGAGCAATTTCTGCTGTCACTTTTTTACCGGGCAAAATACCACCTTTACCCGGCTTCGCACCTTGACTCATTTTAATTTCAAACATGCGAACTTGTTCATGAGATGCCGCTTGTTTCAGTTTTTCAGCACTTAAATGGCCAAGTTCGTTACGGACGCCATATTTAGCTGTGCCAATTTGCACCACTAAATCAGCTCCACTTTCTAAATGATAAGAAGTGAGCCCTCCTTCTCCTGTATTCATCCAACAACCTGCTTTCTTCGCTCCTTGAGATAACGCACGTACTGCAGGCTTAGAGATCGCGCCATAGCTCATGCCTGAGATATTGAATATGGATTTTGTGGTGTACGGCTTTTGGGCATAAGGGCCAATCGTTACTTCACCAGGTTCGGTAGCATCTTGATCTAAGGTGGGAAATGGGCAATTCATGAATAAAATGGTGCCCGCAGGATCAAGATTTCGTGTTGAACCAAAGGCTATGGTGTTATCGACATTTTTAGCCGCACGATAAACCCAAGAACGCTCAGCTCGGTTAAATGGCATTTCTTCACGATCCATCGCAAAGAAATACTGACGAAAAAACTCACCTTGTTTTTCAAAGAAATAACGTAAACGACCAATAACGGGATAATTATGGCGAATCGCATGCACATGCTGTTTTTTATCTACGATATACATATAAACCAGCGCAACCACAGATAACGCCAGTAAGACCATAAAAAGACCGGCAACCAGATCGACGATAAAAGAAACACTCTCAGCCATTGGTACTCCCTTAAATATTTTCAAAGTAAAAATATGGTGTGCAGCCGTTTTAACATGCTCAGATATTTATAATTGTGAACAAGCAGGAATAAACATCACAATTAATCATTGTTAATTGCAATTTAATCAAAAGAACTTAAGCCAGCGTAATAGAATGAACTCCAACACGAATGTGACACCAAGCCCAGCACAAAAGATAAAGAACGCTAATGGGTTATCTACCCCAGGAATACCGCCAACATTAATACCCAGCAGGCCAGTTAGAAAGCTCACGGGTAAGAAAATGGCGGCAATTACGGTAAACAAATAGGTGTTCCGGTTCATTTTCTCGGCTTGTTCTTGCTCTATATCCGCTTTGATCAATTGAATCTGTTCAATATAAAAATCAATCGATTCATTAATCCGAATCACGGTATCCAAGGCATTGCGCATTTTGAGTTCCACATCTTCCATTTCTGGATGGTCAATCTCTAAGAAATCATCGTGCGCATAACGTTGCGGCTTCATAAAACGGCGAAGTTTTAGTAAACGCTTATGAATGATATGCAGATCGCTGTTTTTACCATCGCCTTCTTCAATTTCAAATAGTTGCTCTTCAACCTCATTCAAAAAACCGGCAATGTTTTGGTTTAAACCTTCAATAATGGACAGTAATAAACGAGCGGTGCTTTTCGGGCCTTTCTGTTCACGTAATGCTTGGCGAATGCCAGTAATCGCTTTTGAGGAAATTTTACGCGTGGAGATCAGCGTCCCTTTATGCCAAAGAATTCGAACACTGAGCATGTCATCAGGCTTTGCGCCCTCATTTAAGTTAACGCCACGCATGATTAATAGAAAAGATTGATCTTCAAAGATCTCAAAACGAGGGCGAGTATCATCGGCAAGCAAACTATCCACTACACCGCTTTCAAAATCATTGTCTAGTAGCCATTCACGTAACGCGCCCGCCTCACGCTGACAGTGATACCAATGATTTTCTTTTAACATTTCTAACGGTTCTTGTGGCTCAACCAATTGGGCTGGTTGGGTTGAAAAATCCCACTGTTCAATCAAAAAGCTGTGTGACATATTACCTGCTCTCACTTTTTCTATTGTCTTCACTTATTTGATGTTATTAACGCAGAGGTTACATAAAGGTGCAAGAAATAGTTATGCTATGAAGCACTTACTCGTACAATGGTATCAAAATATCAATTTAGCATTGTTACCGCGCCATTAATGACAATACGCTTGCAAAGGAAGCCATCAAGCTATGAAAAAACTCATTATTCGAAAAATAAAAATAGGCATGCTGTTTGTGATCCCTTTGGTGATCGCCTGCTGGGTTGTCAACGCCGTCGTGACTTTCATGGATAAAACTGCCAGCTACTTTTTACCTGATAGCCTACACCAAACATTAAGCAATATATGGGGCTTTGGTTTAATTACCGCGATTATCTTAATGTTCATTATTGGCATTATCTTTGACGGGAGTTTACAGCAACGCTTTTACAGTTGGTTATCCGATAAAACCATTAACCGTATTCCGGGTTTTGGTATTATTCATAGCTCGACCAAGCAAATCATGGAAGCTTTGACCTCCGATGAATCGCCATTCAAAAAACCAGCTTTCGCCCGTTCATGGTCTGGCCCCAATTCAAAAGAAATCGTGTTTGATTTAGGCCCAACCTGGATGATCCCAAACCAAAGTGGCGAAATGTTTTTAGGGCCTGATGGTGAGTTTTATCCGGTTCCTGAAGAAGGCTATCGAGTCGTTTTTGTACCGCAAGCCATTAACTTATCCAATGGCTATGTCCGTTTCGAAAAAGAAGAAGATTTATTATACGTGCCCCATCTTGCGGTCGAACAATTAACCGCCACGCTGATTTCATGTGGCTTAACCTTGCCTAAAAAGCCAGATGATGCGTTAGGGAAAGTGTTAAAGAATGAGCAAGAAATGCAGCAAGCCTTAGAAGAATGGAAGAATAACCAAGCCTCAGAGCCCACTCGTCATAAAAAGCATTAATGCAAAATGAACAAATGAAAGCCCGCCTATTTTGTTATGGAAATAGGCGGGCTTTTTTATTTGATTATATTATGACGCCGCTATTGAAAAGCGGCTCGTTGCGATAGTTTGTCATACCAAGCTTGAATATGAGGGTAAGCCTCTAATGCTTTAATTTCTAATGCTTTCTCACAAACAACACCGACGAAAAGAAAACCGGTAATATCTGCCACACTCAGCTTAGTCCCCGCCACATAATCATTGCGGCTTAATTGCTTATCCAGTTTAGGTAAGAACTCTTCAACGCGGCGTTTTGATTCTTCCCCCCATGCTGGCACGCAACGTTCACGGTCACTATAAACGCCCGATAAATTGCGAAATGCCTGAAAACCAGCGTACAAACCATCAAACTCAACAATTCGTTGCCACATTTCCACTAACCCTTTTTCTTCAGGTGTGGTGCCAAACAAAGACGTATCATTATGTTTCTCGGCGAAAAAGCGACAAATCGCAATGGTTTCACTAATGCAGGTGCCATCATCTAGCTCAAGCATTGGCACTTTACCATTAACGCTTTTCTCTTGATATTCTGCGTTTAAGTTTGCCCCTTCACGGACATTGAGTTGCACACGGTCAACTTCGATACCTAATTCTTTTAAAAAGATCCCAACTCGACGTGAGCTTGGATTAGCAGCAAATTCATATATTTTCATCAGTGGTTCCCTTTTCTGAACATTCGCTTATCGACAAATCAATAATCCATTTACAATGAGCGGACTATTAAGTTAAAACTTTCAAATTAGGCCAAGTTTTTAACCAAGCTTTAGAATGAACTCGATATTCAAAGACCTCTTTATTTCGTTTGGGGTTGTGCGTCACTTCAAGTGCAAATAACGAATCAAACCCAAAGGCTGAAATACATTCTAGTTCACCATCAGCTTTCTTACGTATCGCGACCGCCGTTTCTTTTTCCGGCCAATAACCCATTGCATCGACCACGCTGACGTATGGGTTATCATGATTGCGGTGATGCATCATCGCTTGATTTCTTACTTGCCAATTCACATTCGGCATCATCCCTTTTAGCCTGGTTTCATATTCAAGATCAACATGATTGCCCACATTTGTCGAATCAAAATAGATCACATCAATGTCATTTAACGGCGTTGGTTCACTTTTATGGTGTAAAGCGTCCCAAACTAGGTTTCGTACAAAACCCGCCGCAATATACCCTTCGGGTAAATCTAATAAAGCGACGCAATCCAACGCTTTTAATCGCAACGTATCTTGCTTGACCAGTTCAACGATTTTATTCACGTTATTCATCTTTTATCTTTTATCTTTTATCTTTTATCTTTTATCTTTCAAAAATGATAAACCGTACCCTGAAAACAAAAATGGCAGACTGACTCCGGTGTTTCAACCTTTATCATATCTGCCATTTTAGCTAACGGTCTGATGTTAAGAAGCGGATTACCACATCAAATCATCTGGCACGACGAAATCTGCGTATGGATCGTCTTCATCTTGCTCTTCTTGAGTCAGAACATTGTTCAGTACAATACTTTCTTCATCACGTTGGAAGATTTTATCTGCCACACTCGCCGGAATGATCGCGTAGCCTTCTAAATAGCGCGCAATCGCCAGACGACCTTTGGTCAATTGGCCTTGAGTTGGCTTATCAACATAAAGCTTCTTCACTAATGCACCGTCTGTAAAGTTATAACCGATCTCACCGTCTGGGATCTCAATGCGGTTCATCTCAATCAATTGCTTCACTTGTGCTTTCAGCTCTTTAGTTAATTGCTGTTTTTTCTGCTCAGCATTTAACGCTTTATCACGCTCAAGTTGCGCTTTCTTATTCGCTTCTACCGCCTCTCTTGCTTCACGAGCTTGAACGCGAGATTTTTTCGATGACTTCTTCGCTTTCTCTAATTTCTTATTACTTACCAAGCCTGCTTTTAGCATTTGCTCTTGTAGTGTCAGTTTTGCCATGATGCTCTCTTTACAACGTAATCTTTGCGGTGATTATACCTTTAAAAAGATCCAATT contains:
- a CDS encoding glutathione S-transferase family protein translates to MKIYEFAANPSSRRVGIFLKELGIEVDRVQLNVREGANLNAEYQEKSVNGKVPMLELDDGTCISETIAICRFFAEKHNDTSLFGTTPEEKGLVEMWQRIVEFDGLYAGFQAFRNLSGVYSDRERCVPAWGEESKRRVEEFLPKLDKQLSRNDYVAGTKLSVADITGFLFVGVVCEKALEIKALEAYPHIQAWYDKLSQRAAFQ
- a CDS encoding nucleotidyltransferase family protein, producing the protein MNNVNKIVELVKQDTLRLKALDCVALLDLPEGYIAAGFVRNLVWDALHHKSEPTPLNDIDVIYFDSTNVGNHVDLEYETRLKGMMPNVNWQVRNQAMMHHRNHDNPYVSVVDAMGYWPEKETAVAIRKKADGELECISAFGFDSLFALEVTHNPKRNKEVFEYRVHSKAWLKTWPNLKVLT
- a CDS encoding DUF2058 domain-containing protein, which produces MAKLTLQEQMLKAGLVSNKKLEKAKKSSKKSRVQAREAREAVEANKKAQLERDKALNAEQKKQQLTKELKAQVKQLIEMNRIEIPDGEIGYNFTDGALVKKLYVDKPTQGQLTKGRLAIARYLEGYAIIPASVADKIFQRDEESIVLNNVLTQEEQDEDDPYADFVVPDDLMW